Genomic segment of Candidatus Hydrogenedentota bacterium:
CGTAGAACGCGTTTGTATAGAGCTGCTGCACCCGCGCGAAAAGCGCCGCGTTCATGGGTGGCCGCACGGCGCCGTCCGGGAGCGGGCTGTTGTCCAGGGGAAGACCCAGCACGAACTTCGTGATCTGTTCGGTGTCGATCAGGTCGTTCAGGCTGTTGCGCCCGACGTCCGAAAGCATCTTGGACAACGCCAGTTCGATACTCTCGATTTCGGATTGGGCGCGGGTCATGCGCGCCCGGGCTATCCAGCCGACGATGTTGGGCACGACGATCGACGCCAGGATAGCGATGATCGCCATGACCACAAGCAGCTCGATTAGCGTGAAGCCTTGGTTCCGTTTCATATCTCACGTCCTCCTAACTTCCTTGTGCTGTGCACCCTTTTGTCCAATGAAACCGTTTTCCCTCCGGGCATGCTATACGCCCGATATTGCGTCGCCCAACGTGAAGATGGGCAAATACAGCGAAATAACGATGAACCCGATGATGCCGCCGAGCACGATGATAATCATCGGTTCGAGCAACGCGAGCATCGCGTCCACGGCGGCCTCGACTTCCGCGTCGTAGATGTCCGCCACTTTCATGAGCATCGAGTCCAGGCTTCCGGTCTCCTCGCCCACGTCGATCATGTTCACGACCATGGCGGGGAAGACCTTGGCCTCGTCGAGCGGCGCGGCGATCGTGTCGCCCTCCTTGATGCTGTCATGAACCTTCTCGATGGCGTTCTGGATCACTTCGTTGCCGATGGTGTCGCGCGTAATGCGCAGGGCCTGCAGTATGGGCACGCCGGAAGTGATCAGGGTGCCGAGCGTGCGCGCGAAGCGGGCCACGGCCACCTTCGTGACCAGGTCGCCGACCAGCGGAATCTTGAGAACGATGCGGTCGGTGACCCGTTTGACGGCGTGGCTCTTCATCAGCAGTTTCACCGCGATAATCGTGCAGTTCAGGCCGACCACCAGCTTCCACCAGGAATAGACGACGAAGTCGCCCGCGGCAATCAGGATCTGCGTGGGCATCGGCAGTTCCGCCTCGAAATCGGCGAAGATCTCGGCGAACACGGGCACGACCTTGATGAGCAGGAACATGACGATGCCGGTGGCAATGACGATGACGGCGATCGGGTAGATAAGCGCGGCGCGCACCTTGCGTTTGAGGGCCTGGCGCCGTTCCATGTAGTCGGCGAGCCGGTTCAGCACGACCTCGAGCATACCGCCGACCTCGCCCGCGCGCACCATGTTCACGAAAAGGCGGTCGAACTGCTTCGGGTGCTTCGCGAGCCCCTCGGAGAAGGTCGAGCCGGACTGAATGTCGCTGGCGATTTCGCGCAGGATGTCGCGCAGCTTGCAGGGCTTGAGCTGGGCGACGAGCACATTGATGCTGCGCAGGAGCGGGAGGCCGGCGTCGATGAGCGTGGCGAGCTGGCGCGTCATGACGACGAGCTGCTTCGTCTTGACGCCGCCGAAATAGAGCTCGCTCAGGCCGCGCTTTTCCTTGCGGGCGCGGCGCTCGTCGCTCTTGCGCGCCTCGCGCACCATGGTCGGGTAGAGGCCAAGCGTGCGCACGTCGTTGATGGCGAGCGCCTGGCTATCCGCCTGAACAACGCCAAAGACCTCCATGCCCTCGTTGTTCAAGGCCTTGTACGCATATTTCGGCATAGCATGCCTCCGCTGCGACTAGTCGTCGTATTTGTCCGTATGAGCGATGATTTCGGCGGCGCTGGTGATTCCCTGCACGCACTTGATGATGCCTTCCTCGCGCAGCGTGCGCATGCCCTGGTGTTTGCGCGCGTAACGGCGCAGGTCGTGGGCCATCACGCGGTCCAGGATCATGTCGGCAACCTGCGCGTCTACCAGCATCAGTTCAAACAGGCCCGAACGGCCTATATACCCGACGTAGTCGCACGCCGGGCAGCCCTTCGGCCGGAACATCTTCAGTTTCGGGTTCTCGCGATAGGACCGGGGCAGGCCCAGTTCCTCCTTTTCGTCCTCCGTCGGCGTGTACTTCTCGCGGCAATGCCGGCACAGCAGGCGCACGAGCCGTTGCGCCATAACCGCCTCGAGCGAGGCGGTAATCAAGAATGGCTCGACGTTCATGTCGAGCAGGCGCGTGATCGTCTCCGGCGCGCTGTTCGTATGCAGCGTGCTCAGCACCAGGTGCCCCGTGAGCGACGATTCCACGGCGATCTGCGCCGTTTCCAGGTCGCGTATTTCACCGACCATGATGATGTCCGGGTCCTGGCGCAGGATACTGCGCAAGCAGGCGGCGAACGTGAGGCCGACCTCCTCGTGCACCTGGCACTGGATGAGCCGGTCGATCTGCAATTCGACCGGGTCCTCGGTCGTGATGATCTTGACGTCTTCCTTGTTCAGTTCATTGAGGCAGGCATAAAGCGTGGTCGTCTTGCCCGAGCCCGTGGGTCCGGTCACGAGGAAGATGCCGTTCGGCTTGCTGATGACATTCTCGACCTTGTGCTGGATGTCTTCGCTGAGGCCGAGACGCGCCAGGTCGATCTTGACGGCGGTCTTGTCCAGAATGCGCATCACGACGTTTTCGCCGAAGAGCGTGGGCAGCGTCGCGACGCGCACGTCGATCTCGGTGTCGCCCACTTTCAGGTTGATGCGCGCGTCCTGGGGCAGGCGGCGCTCGCCAATGTCCATGCTGCAAATCACCTTGACGCGGCTGACCAGCGCGATGGCGAGCGCCTTGGGCGGGCTGACGATTTCGTGGAGCACGCCGTCGACGCGAATCCGGATGCGGAAATGCTCTTCATACACTTCAAAGTGAATATCCGAGGCGCGCTTCTGCACCGCCTCGAGAAACACCAGGTTCACAATCTTGATGACTTCGGGCTGCTGCGCCAGTTCGACCAGGTTGTCGACGTCGCTGACCACTTCCTGCGTGCCCAGTTCCTCCAGGGTCAGCGCGCCGGTGCCCACCTTCTCCTGCAGGTCGATCAGCATGTCCTGGATCGACTCGGTCTCGTAGGAATAGTTGTTTTTCCACGCCACGGCCACGTCGGCCTGGTTGCTCACGGCGCCGCGCACGTCGCAGCCGAGAATCTGGCGCAGGTCGTCGAGGATGCGCAGGTTCAGCGGGTCCGCCATGGCCACGATGAGCGTGCCGCTCACCTCGCGGACCGGGATGATGTTGTAGAATTTCGCGACGTCCGCGGGCACCTTCCGGATGATGTCCTGGTTGATCTTCAACTTGCTGACGTCCACGCGCTCCATGCCGTTCTGGACCGCGAGCGCCTCGACGATGTCCTGCTCCTCGCAATAGCCCATGCGCACGAGCAGGCGGCCGAGCATGTCTCCCGTCAACCGTTGCCGCTGCAGCGCTTCGTCCAATTGCAGCGGGCTGATGACGCCCTGCTCGATCAGGATGTCGCCAAGTTGTCTTTCCGTCGCTACAGCCATGAGCCGACCTTAGTGCGCCGCCGCCGGTTCGCCCGGGGTCTGCGCTTTTGCCGGAATGCCGGGCAGCCCGAGCGCGCGCGCGTTGGCTTCGAACTCGTCCGGCAGCTGGGCCTTCTGGAACACGTCTTCGTATTTGCACACGCCCTTGCGGTACAGGGCAAGCAGATGCTCGTCGAGCAGGTTCATGCCGTACTTGTGGCCGGTCTGAATCGAGGACGTGATACGGTACGACTTGTTCTCGCGGATCAGGTTCTGAATGGCCGGCGTGGTGATCATAATCTCGAACGCGGCTACGCGGCCGAACCCGCTCTTTTTCGGGATCAGCGTCTGCGAAATCACCGCCTTCAGGTTGCCCGCGAGCTGGGTCCGGATCTGTTCCTGCTGGTTCGTCGGGAAGGCGTCCACGATGCGGTCGATGGTGCGCACGGCGCCCGTGGTGTGCAGCGTGGCGAACACCAAGTGCCCGGTCTCCGCGGCGGTAATCGCCGCTTCAATCGTCTCAAGGTCGCGCATTTCGCCGACGAGAATCACGTCGGGGTCCTGGCGCAGCACGCGGCGCAGCGCCTCGGCGAAGGTGGGCACGTCCACGCCCACTTCGCGCTGCGTGATAATGCCCAGTTTGTGCGTGTGGTAGTACTCGATCGGGTCCTCGACCGTGACGATGTGCACGTCGAAGTTGATGTTAATCCAGTCGAGCATCGTCGCCAGCGAAGTGGTCTTGCCGGAGCCGGTCGGACCCGTGACCAGGATCAGGCCGCGCGGCTGATTGATCACCTTCTTCAGGCTGTCGGGCAGGCCGATTTCTTCGAAGGTCATGATCTTGCGCGGAATCAGGCGGAGCACGATGCCCACGTAGCCGCGCTGCTTGAAGATGGAGACACGGAAGCGCGCCACGTCTTCGAAGGCAAAGCCGAAGTCGGCCCCGCCCACCTCCTGCAGCTCCTGCTGATTGTCCACGGACGCGATGCTTTTCATGAGCCGCTCCGTGTCTTCCGGGCGCAACGGGTCATCGCCGAAGAACTGGAGCCGCCCGTGCACGCGGCCCACGGGCGGATTGTCTACCGCGAGATGCAAGTCCGACCCTTCGCGGTCAATCAGCATGCGCAGCAGGCTGACCATTTCATACGCCATGGGAACCTCTCCTTCCTTCAGACGCCGACGACCTGCGGCTTGTGCTGCAGCGTCTCGTCGGTCCGCGTCGCGCGGTTCACTTCCTCGATAGTCGTAATCCCGTTTACCGCCTTGTGCCACGCGTCCTCGCGCATGGTGACCATTCCGGCGAGCCGCGCCCGCCGCCGAATAGCCGCGGCGGACTCGCCGTTCATGATCATGGTACGGATTTCATCGGTGGTCTGCATCAGCTCGTATACGCCGAGACGGCCCTGGTATCCGGTCTTGTTGCAGTTGTCGCAGCCCGCGCCGTGGTACAACTCCAGGTCGGTGACGTCTACGTCCAGCCCCAGCCGCTGGAACTCCCGTTCCGGCGGTGTGTACGGCTCCTTGCAGCTCGTGCAAATCGTCCGGACCAGCCTTTGGGCCAGCACGACGCGGATGCCCGCCGCCACAAGGAACGGGCGCACGCCGATATCGACCAGGCGGATATAGGAACTCGAAGTATCGTTCGTATGCAGGGTCGAAAACACCAAGTGGCCGGTCAGGGCCGCCTTGATCGCGATCTCCGCCGTTTCCAGGTCGCGGATCTCGCCCACCATCACGATATCCGGGTCCTGACGGAAAATCGAACGCAGGGCGCGGGCGAAGTCCCACCCGATGTCGTGGTTAATCTGCACCTGGTTGATGCCCGCGATCTGATACTCAACCGGGTCCTCAACCGTGATGATCTTGCTGTCCGGCGTGTTCAACGTGTGCAACGACGCGTAGAGCGTCGTCGTTTTTCCGGAACCGGTAGGACCGGTGACCAGCACGACGCCCGTGGCGTGATTAAGAATGCGCTCCCACGTGCGCTGGTGCTCCGGGTCGAAACCCAACTGGCCCAGCCCGAGCATGAGCCCGCTCTTGTCGAGGATACGCATCACGACGCTTTCGCCGTAATAAGAGGGCAGCGCGCTCACGCGCAGGTCGATCATCTTCCCGCCGAGCGCCATCTTGATGCGGCCGTCCTGCGGGATGCGCCGCTCCGCGATGTCCATACCGGACATGATTTTCACGCGCGAGATAATCGCGGCCTGGGCGCGCTTGGGCGGGGTCGGCATCTGGTGCAGCACGCCGTCTATCCGGTACCGGATCTTGACATCCGTCTTGCCCGGCTCGATGTGAATATCGCTCGCGCGCAGCCGGAACGCCTCCAGAATCGAGTGGTGCACGTATTGCACCACGGGGTTGTCCGGGTCGTCATCATCCAGGTCGGAGCCCTGAGTCTGCACCAGCGCGGACTCCTCCACGTCAAGCCCGTCCATGCTGATACTGCTCATCGAAATGTCGCTCGCCGAGAAACTGCCCAGGCTCGAAAGGGAACTGTCCAGCGAACTCACGTTCGACATGCTGCTCAACGTGCTCAGGCTGCTCGCGCTACTGACGGTGGACAGCATGTTCTCAACGGTGGACTCCTGCAACCCGTAATACTTGTTGAGGGCGGCGGCGATTTCCTCGGGTGTCGACAGGACGGGCTCGATTTGCCTTTCAAGCAGGCGCGACAAGTTGTCGAGGTTGTTGATATTCGTGGGATCGGCGGTCGCGAGCACGATCTTGGCGCCGTTCTCGCCGATAGGGATAACCCGGTACAGGGTCGCCACGCTGCCGGGCACCAGATTCCGGACGCGTTCGGGTATCTCACGCTCCGATATCTTGACGATGGCAATGCCCAGTTGGTCAGACAGCGCTTCCGTGATGTGACTGCGGCTCAGATACTGCAAACGAACGAGAATCTCACCGATTTTCCGGTGACTCATCGTTGTTTGTTGCTTATGTATCGCCTCGTCGAGCTGATGCTGGGTGATTACCCCCCGTTCCACCAGCCGCTGACCAAAGAGGGTGTAATTTTGCATGCACGGCGCCTCTCGCTACACACACCCTATTTTTACCAGAAAAATGGGGGAAATGTCAATGTAAAAAGTGTGAGTAATTATTGATATTACTGGGTTTACGGCGCGACTTGTCAATAATTTACCTCCGTTCTTGACGCACCGGCACACCTCTTTTTTCGCCATCACGAATCCGGCTGACACTACCCTGCCCAACCGGGGCTGCAAGAGCGCCTGCCAGTCGGCGCGCCCTTACACGCGCCGAACGCAACGAAGTCTCGCACAATGCGCGAACACCCTCCGCCGATAAGACATTCTTGCGCACCTGCAACGGCTTGTCAAGCCTTTTGATCGCGCGGGGCCGCACATAGGCCGCCCCTCGGCGCCCCTGGTCTCCGCGGCCGGCCCGGCCTGCGGCTATAAGATGCTTGACACACGCGCGCCCGAAGCAGGAGCAAGGCGTCACACTTTCAGGGTCAGAAACGTAACGCGGCACTCGAGTCCCTGATTTTCAGGTCCCGGGCC
This window contains:
- the tadA gene encoding Flp pilus assembly complex ATPase component TadA; translated protein: MQNYTLFGQRLVERGVITQHQLDEAIHKQQTTMSHRKIGEILVRLQYLSRSHITEALSDQLGIAIVKISEREIPERVRNLVPGSVATLYRVIPIGENGAKIVLATADPTNINNLDNLSRLLERQIEPVLSTPEEIAAALNKYYGLQESTVENMLSTVSSASSLSTLSSMSNVSSLDSSLSSLGSFSASDISMSSISMDGLDVEESALVQTQGSDLDDDDPDNPVVQYVHHSILEAFRLRASDIHIEPGKTDVKIRYRIDGVLHQMPTPPKRAQAAIISRVKIMSGMDIAERRIPQDGRIKMALGGKMIDLRVSALPSYYGESVVMRILDKSGLMLGLGQLGFDPEHQRTWERILNHATGVVLVTGPTGSGKTTTLYASLHTLNTPDSKIITVEDPVEYQIAGINQVQINHDIGWDFARALRSIFRQDPDIVMVGEIRDLETAEIAIKAALTGHLVFSTLHTNDTSSSYIRLVDIGVRPFLVAAGIRVVLAQRLVRTICTSCKEPYTPPEREFQRLGLDVDVTDLELYHGAGCDNCNKTGYQGRLGVYELMQTTDEIRTMIMNGESAAAIRRRARLAGMVTMREDAWHKAVNGITTIEEVNRATRTDETLQHKPQVVGV
- the tadA gene encoding Flp pilus assembly complex ATPase component TadA, encoding MAVATERQLGDILIEQGVISPLQLDEALQRQRLTGDMLGRLLVRMGYCEEQDIVEALAVQNGMERVDVSKLKINQDIIRKVPADVAKFYNIIPVREVSGTLIVAMADPLNLRILDDLRQILGCDVRGAVSNQADVAVAWKNNYSYETESIQDMLIDLQEKVGTGALTLEELGTQEVVSDVDNLVELAQQPEVIKIVNLVFLEAVQKRASDIHFEVYEEHFRIRIRVDGVLHEIVSPPKALAIALVSRVKVICSMDIGERRLPQDARINLKVGDTEIDVRVATLPTLFGENVVMRILDKTAVKIDLARLGLSEDIQHKVENVISKPNGIFLVTGPTGSGKTTTLYACLNELNKEDVKIITTEDPVELQIDRLIQCQVHEEVGLTFAACLRSILRQDPDIIMVGEIRDLETAQIAVESSLTGHLVLSTLHTNSAPETITRLLDMNVEPFLITASLEAVMAQRLVRLLCRHCREKYTPTEDEKEELGLPRSYRENPKLKMFRPKGCPACDYVGYIGRSGLFELMLVDAQVADMILDRVMAHDLRRYARKHQGMRTLREEGIIKCVQGITSAAEIIAHTDKYDD
- the gspF gene encoding type II secretion system inner membrane protein GspF, with the translated sequence MPKYAYKALNNEGMEVFGVVQADSQALAINDVRTLGLYPTMVREARKSDERRARKEKRGLSELYFGGVKTKQLVVMTRQLATLIDAGLPLLRSINVLVAQLKPCKLRDILREIASDIQSGSTFSEGLAKHPKQFDRLFVNMVRAGEVGGMLEVVLNRLADYMERRQALKRKVRAALIYPIAVIVIATGIVMFLLIKVVPVFAEIFADFEAELPMPTQILIAAGDFVVYSWWKLVVGLNCTIIAVKLLMKSHAVKRVTDRIVLKIPLVGDLVTKVAVARFARTLGTLITSGVPILQALRITRDTIGNEVIQNAIEKVHDSIKEGDTIAAPLDEAKVFPAMVVNMIDVGEETGSLDSMLMKVADIYDAEVEAAVDAMLALLEPMIIIVLGGIIGFIVISLYLPIFTLGDAISGV
- a CDS encoding type IV pilus twitching motility protein PilT, which gives rise to MAYEMVSLLRMLIDREGSDLHLAVDNPPVGRVHGRLQFFGDDPLRPEDTERLMKSIASVDNQQELQEVGGADFGFAFEDVARFRVSIFKQRGYVGIVLRLIPRKIMTFEEIGLPDSLKKVINQPRGLILVTGPTGSGKTTSLATMLDWININFDVHIVTVEDPIEYYHTHKLGIITQREVGVDVPTFAEALRRVLRQDPDVILVGEMRDLETIEAAITAAETGHLVFATLHTTGAVRTIDRIVDAFPTNQQEQIRTQLAGNLKAVISQTLIPKKSGFGRVAAFEIMITTPAIQNLIRENKSYRITSSIQTGHKYGMNLLDEHLLALYRKGVCKYEDVFQKAQLPDEFEANARALGLPGIPAKAQTPGEPAAAH